The genome window CCTCAGCCTGCGCCAGCGCCTCAGGCACACGCACGTCGTCGTGGTGAACTGCCGGCCGGGTGCTGACAGCCTCTTCCGCCTGGAGCTTCTGGACTCCGCCCAGGATCGGGCAAGTGGTCACCTGCCGCTCAACAGGCTTGATTCCCAACTTGCTGTCTCGGCAGTGGGACCCCCAGGGTGAGGCTGCTCCCCGAGGTCCACTCGCCGGAGGCGGCGTCGGGGAAGCCGGGAAGGGGGGGCGCTGGGGGCTGCGGTCAGGCCAGGTCGCCGGTCGCCTGCCCCCGCTTGCTGCGCCTCTCGGAGCGCCGAGTGCTGCCCGGCCAGGCGGCCCAGCTCACTCCGGCCTCTTTCTGAGAAACCGTGTCCCCTTAGAGGGCAATACTGTCACGCTTGAGCAGACATGAGACCGCTCTGCATTTAAGAACCTCAGTGGCTTTGGACGAGACACAGGATCTGCTATTGCACGCGCCTCCCTCAGGAAAGTCTCCGCCCCTGCACTGCCATCCCGGCCGGCCGAGGGACGGACGTCAGCCTTTGCAGACGCCTGCTCTACGGCAGGAACGTGCACTCGGGGTCTCTGGGTGGCATCCGTGTCGCCAAGGTGCTCCTGGGGAGCATGCCGGGCGCCCCGCCCTGGCCGTGAGCGGCCCACGGGGGCGAGTCCAGGGGCTCAAGCTTGACTACAGGCACAGGCCCGGGAGCCTGGCAGTCACAGCCCAGGCTGGGGGGTTGGTGGCCCCCAGCACAGAGGCGGGGTGGAGGCTCCAGGCAGGCGCAGTGTGCGGGGTGCAACGGGGCCAGCTCCCTGccgggcctggggtggggccccaGCAGGCCGGGCCCCAGGGGTGGGCTGTAGAGGGGGTGCCTGGAGTCCGGCTCCATCTTCAGGTGCATCCTGGTAGGGAAAGTGACCAGCTGTCTCTTGGCCACGTCGCTGGCCCCCAGCCACGCCTGGCTCGGGGACACACAGTAGCCATCCGCCGCATCCTCGGACCCGGATTCGCTCTCCATCTTGATGGGCACATCGAGTGACAACATGGGGTTACACGGGGCTCCCGGGGGCATTGGGATGCCTCGAAGCTTGTCCTCGGTGGGATAGCACCCCGTGGGGAGACGCTGCCCTCCTGGCCGAGGAAGCCCGTCCTCCAGGCTCCCCTGAGGGAAGGGGCAGCTGGTGGGTAGGGGAGCCTGGCCCTGGTGGCCGTCCCGCAAGCCTGTGCTGGTCCGGCTGGCGCAGGGCCCGGGGGGAGGCTTTGGCTGGTGAGAGCCAGGTGAGCTCCTGACGGCGCGGACAGTGCCCTGGGTGCCCGGGTAGGGCAGGCAGGCGCCACGGGCCTGCGCGGCGGGGAATGGGTCACCCTTGCCGGGCTCCAGCTTCAGCTTGGTGCCGCCGTCCTGACCGTGTCTCCCCGGCGTCCAGTTCAGGTGCTTCGAGGGTCCCTGTGCCTCGAGGTGGCAGCTGTACGGGGGGACGTCCCTCCGCTCCCTTGGGCAGGAGGGGCCCCTCGGCAACCCCCCCAGTTCCTCTCCTCGCCCATCCCTGCGGGAAGAGACGCCCGTCAGACAGAGCAGGGGTAGCGGGGGCCCAAGGGGAGGCCCTGCATCACGATGGTGCCGGCCACCTGCCGGGGCTGCTCTGCGCTGCCTGTGGCACTGTGACAGTGGGCCAGCCTCCGCCCCTCCTGAACGGGCCTTCCCATGGCCTCCCCCGCACCCAGAGGCGAGGGcaggtggggcctgggagggaaGAGGGTTTCTGAGCAAAGGTGAGCACGGAGGCCGGGCGTCACCCGGGGGTCCAAACCATGGGCAGAGCCACGGCCGTGGTCCCCACGTGAGTGATGACGACCCCTCCAGGGTGAGGAGTGGGTGTGGGCACCCTCTGTGCATCCCCACATCCCACTGAGAGAGGGTCAGCCCCGTGGTCAAGACCGCCGACGCCGTGCCTCAGCCACTTACCCTGCGGCCCcctcggggtgggggtggaggaggtcGTGGCCGCCCCGCAGGCACAGGCAGGGGCCCCGGGTTGCCAGCCGGCCCCAGTGGCAGGCGTCTGCGGGCCTCCTGAACACAGACAGGCCGTTTCCTCCGCTGCCCCTCCCTGCCAGGATTCAGAAAAGGGGGGGGTGAGCCGCGCCTGGGCTGGGCGAGGCCTCATCCTCAGCGCCAGCCACGCATGACGCATGGCTTCCCCGCGACGCCCGAGGCGCCGGGCACCCTCCGTCCTCCCGCCCAGCCCTCCAGGCTGCATCGCCACAGAACGCAGCATGTCTCCAGGGGCACGGTCATTCTACCCATTTCAAAAAGACGAGGTGGAGAA of Delphinus delphis chromosome 3, mDelDel1.2, whole genome shotgun sequence contains these proteins:
- the AHRR gene encoding aryl hydrocarbon receptor repressor; translated protein: MIPPGECLYAGRKRRKPVQKQRPAVGAEKSNPSKRHRDRLNAELDRLAGLLPLPPDIISKLDKLSVLRLSVSYLRVKSFFQALQQPAAGAPSPEDRDPRGGSAVLEGRLLLESLHGFALVVSAEGMIFYASATIVDYLGFHQTDVMHQNIYDYIHVDDRQDFCRQLHWAMDPPQAGCGQNLLSETEDAVLGRLLRAQEGAAGWPTEYSAFLTRCFICRVRCLLDSTSGFLTMQFQGKLKFLFGQKRRAPSGAALPPRLSLFCVVAPLPTAVKMQSVCLRAKHRVDASATPDTKAKAASSLCEPELHGKPSYLAGRGSGGNGLSVFRRPADACHWGRLATRGPCLCLRGGHDLLHPHPEGAAGDGRGEELGGLPRGPSCPRERRDVPPYSCHLEAQGPSKHLNWTPGRHGQDGGTKLKLEPGKGDPFPAAQARGACLPYPGTQGTVRAVRSSPGSHQPKPPPGPCASRTSTGLRDGHQGQAPLPTSCPFPQGSLEDGLPRPGGQRLPTGCYPTEDKLRGIPMPPGAPCNPMLSLDVPIKMESESGSEDAADGYCVSPSQAWLGASDVAKRQLVTFPTRMHLKMEPDSRHPLYSPPLGPGLLGPHPRPGRELAPLHPAHCACLEPPPRLCAGGHQPPSLGCDCQAPGPVPVVKLEPLDSPPWAAHGQGGAPGMLPRSTLATRMPPRDPECTFLP